One stretch of Akkermansia sp. RCC_12PD DNA includes these proteins:
- the katE gene encoding catalase HPII yields the protein MKKKTQQMQDRLAPFPDGKEAEPHYTDTIDPELIKPTPKPTPPNAEPSAPGSMKMPENTSEKIKDLDTMRDNGMGKPLTTNLGVKIADDQNTLKAGSRGPSLLEDFHFLEKMAHFDQERIPERVVHARGSGAHGYFQVYKSLSKYTKAAFLQDPSEKTPVFVRFSNVQGFRGSPDTVRDIRGFATKFYTREGNYDLVGNDTPVFFIQDSIKFPDFIHAVKPEPHNEMPQGQTAHDSFWDYVSLQPETLHNVMWLMSDRGIPRSYRTIEGFGIHTYKLVNEDGKSTFVRFHWKPVYGKKSLIWDEAQDLTGRDPDFHRKDLWQSIEGGDYPEFELGLQIIPEEDLDKFDFDILDATKLIPEALVPVEIVGKMVLNRNPDNFFAETEQVAFCPANIVPGIDFSDDPLLQGRIFSYSDTQRHRLGGANFTEIPINRPVCPFHNNQRDGFHRMQIDTAPANYNPNSIGDNWPRETPEAAEDGGFTTTPERVEGIKERLRSPSFAEYYSHPRLFWMSQTPVEQEHIINAFGFELSKVTRPYIRERVVDLLTRIDPDLAGGVARNLGIELTREQLSRELPKPVCGLEKDPALSLYAKPDGNLKGMRVSLLVADGVSLKSVEEICDALHKEGVHPQIIAAHMGTVKTEEGEDLLVDGSLAANLSVLFDSVIVPEGAQSIQTLLMDGDAKYHLRQAYRHLKAIGLPGDARKMLQAAALPDDMDDAGLLTPKDTKALMKPFITAMKQHRTWAREPKALDFGA from the coding sequence ATGAAAAAAAAGACCCAGCAGATGCAAGACCGGCTCGCCCCCTTCCCGGACGGGAAAGAGGCGGAACCCCATTATACGGACACCATTGATCCGGAACTGATCAAGCCGACGCCCAAACCCACTCCTCCCAACGCGGAACCTTCCGCCCCCGGCTCCATGAAAATGCCGGAAAACACCTCGGAAAAAATCAAAGACCTGGATACCATGCGCGACAACGGCATGGGAAAGCCCCTTACCACCAACCTCGGAGTAAAAATAGCCGATGATCAAAACACGCTCAAGGCAGGCAGCAGAGGCCCCTCCCTGCTGGAAGACTTTCACTTTCTGGAAAAAATGGCTCATTTTGACCAGGAGCGGATACCGGAACGAGTGGTTCACGCAAGAGGTTCCGGGGCACATGGTTATTTTCAGGTATACAAATCCCTTTCCAAGTACACCAAGGCGGCCTTTCTGCAGGATCCGTCAGAAAAAACACCAGTCTTTGTGCGTTTTTCCAACGTGCAGGGATTCCGGGGATCCCCGGATACGGTGAGGGACATCCGCGGATTCGCCACCAAATTCTATACCAGGGAGGGGAATTACGACCTGGTGGGCAACGACACGCCCGTCTTCTTTATTCAAGATTCCATCAAATTCCCGGATTTCATCCATGCCGTGAAGCCGGAACCCCACAACGAAATGCCGCAGGGGCAGACCGCCCACGACTCCTTCTGGGATTATGTCTCCCTGCAGCCGGAAACGCTGCACAACGTCATGTGGCTCATGTCCGACCGCGGCATACCCAGAAGCTACAGGACCATTGAAGGATTCGGCATCCATACGTACAAACTGGTCAACGAAGATGGGAAAAGCACCTTTGTCCGCTTCCACTGGAAACCCGTTTACGGGAAAAAATCCCTGATCTGGGACGAAGCCCAGGACCTCACCGGACGGGACCCGGACTTCCACCGCAAAGACCTCTGGCAGTCCATTGAAGGCGGAGATTACCCGGAATTTGAACTGGGCCTGCAAATCATTCCGGAAGAAGACCTGGACAAATTCGACTTCGACATCCTGGACGCCACCAAGCTCATCCCCGAAGCGCTGGTTCCCGTGGAAATCGTCGGGAAAATGGTGCTGAACCGCAACCCGGACAACTTCTTTGCAGAAACGGAACAGGTCGCCTTCTGCCCCGCCAACATCGTTCCGGGCATCGACTTCTCCGACGACCCGCTTCTTCAGGGCCGCATCTTCTCCTACAGCGACACCCAGCGCCACCGCCTGGGAGGGGCGAACTTTACGGAAATCCCCATCAACCGCCCCGTCTGCCCCTTCCATAACAACCAGAGGGACGGATTCCACCGCATGCAGATAGATACCGCTCCGGCCAACTACAATCCCAACTCCATCGGCGACAACTGGCCGCGGGAAACTCCGGAAGCCGCGGAAGACGGAGGGTTCACCACCACTCCGGAACGCGTGGAAGGAATCAAGGAACGCCTCAGGAGCCCCTCCTTTGCGGAGTATTACTCCCATCCGCGCCTGTTCTGGATGAGCCAGACGCCCGTGGAACAGGAGCACATCATCAACGCCTTCGGTTTTGAACTGAGCAAGGTGACCCGCCCCTACATCCGGGAACGCGTCGTGGACCTGCTGACGCGCATTGATCCGGACCTGGCTGGCGGAGTAGCCCGCAACCTGGGCATTGAACTGACCAGGGAACAGCTCAGCCGCGAACTGCCCAAGCCGGTCTGCGGCCTGGAAAAGGACCCGGCGCTGAGCCTGTACGCCAAGCCCGACGGCAACCTCAAGGGCATGCGCGTCTCCCTGCTGGTGGCGGACGGCGTCAGCCTGAAATCCGTGGAAGAAATCTGCGACGCCCTGCACAAGGAAGGAGTCCATCCCCAGATCATTGCCGCCCACATGGGAACCGTTAAAACGGAAGAAGGGGAAGACCTGCTGGTGGACGGCAGCCTGGCCGCCAATCTTTCCGTCCTGTTTGACTCCGTCATCGTGCCGGAAGGCGCGCAGAGCATCCAGACCCTCCTGATGGACGGGGACGCCAAATACCACCTGCGCCAGGCTTACAGGCATCTGAAGGCCATCGGCCTCCCCGGAGACGCCAGGAAAATGCTCCAGGCCGCCGCCCTGCCTGACGACATGGACGATGCCGGCCTCCTCACCCCGAAGGATACCAAGGCGCTGATGAAGCCCTTCATCACGGCGATGAAGCAGCACCGCACCTGGGCTCGCGAGCCCAAGGCGCTGGATTTCGGCGCCTGA
- a CDS encoding RHS repeat-associated core domain-containing protein — MAWSASFSKDERRVTVKRPSGSHIYFKAETGSSDASPIGSSRKLDYRVRLLNQDLTPNQQGMPSYMDMTLPSGMILRFSSSTGEVVSVTSSSGHVMTAEEYARKVQVAYNPDGSLSSVYSRAQGLMRSIPGNNSLALEWYAPGNVSASHDGEFVVTGEPYKTAVYRTSMEDGVKVTYITNQRAGQEPRVIERREEGNKISIIKGEGDERIVRTIERNALPGAKWERIETVRGINDSRPSRSRRTVKKYTDGGWLTISSTEGYNTSLAQTTLYTYNDQYRVSLEIKPNGGCTRYEYDGQGRVILEATPWAGGGEKGTRTTYADLSFNDFRPATEREIIIAQDGTETVLSQRSYTYEESPEVNRTTVTETALGSDQVHTSISETYGEAAQYPYARGRQKMSQGIDGVQTVYTYEATTDHGGVHKVTETVQANGSIVPAQSTRTVQYIAENGTTTRKEQYVHTGEDWSLISTEDYEYDAELKRIKTTKGNGRFSTTEWMCCGPLTETNEDGVVTSYSYNTAKQLVETIRSATETTPETITSYTKDVAGRILSIRKDIGAMSTVENMEYDDLGRIISTTDILGRTTRTEYSNDQLTTTVTTPSGAIFVTKTYYDGSTLWQGGNGQQEIEIQLELTEEGILTTTLSKGVILSRTLENGFGETIREEQSNTLGGFIVTRNAYNSKGQLVRIQTEDMAPEITAYDQSGYEVRRIILLDELCPDDVTKNRITENTIRYQIKEDGVYRVHTTTNYNANGFPLVQTVENLLSQSDPMLESKTVSTDIYGQLSVQWTEYAAPTRRIQFNRIPTSDIVAKSFVVDGFTINQNDHAGLHSSQERFFTSSGITMRRTDARGNVAITESDVARRTTKTMDAEGNMTSISYDVCCDEPVCITNALGGTMCYSYDIRGRKTAEYGTAIQPACFAYDDNDHRVALTTFRADEEDITTNPSNRTDGDTTTWLYDVATGLELRKTYADGSCISKTYDKFNRLETLTQARGIVTTYEYAPFTGELISVSHSDATQPWLYSYNHLGQIISVSDASCIREISYDVYGRMLQDVSLGKVESCLQEKYDSFGRSSGYYFMLGTRVVQHSILDYDHKGAIVRMNLEGLDSPFTWEYDKTSGFLKNMSYPNGVVRRNSYHPSLNLMSAIEYEDSRNGSAVARYSYQYDELMRPTQHQDYWDVETPIAVRNFTYNNRSELINGQFQAEGNCSYQYDNIGNRKISQELEKELLSYGTNHLNQYTDIAQGELKFQPVYDADGNQILTKTSTGVWKVTYDANNRPVSFISEDGRTVVVCGYDYMGRRFEKKVTFNESTISHVYYLYRGYVQIAEIDVLHPEPVLEKSYLWAPTETTAPFLLMMTCWKNSETETREHFYFIHDALKNVVAIEGEQKERRALYEYLPFGGIAREEGDMAHVNKFRFSCEYMDDELGVVYYNYRYLDPLSGRWISRDPIQEKDGFNLYVLLGNCPISTTDAFGLLDFNNFSSVVIALIPKQVTHSAKSTRLGVWPLPFFPLVTMEVNAGIDVVVSSCCSCDGQKGLVASGIAYLEGTAGVGTSIGGNSGISARREKKPRRNGTRTVYKKKGDNTYTKNPVGENTGDGTGSSNVGAGGCPERCPDGNGDISFLFTVGASGFISGGIGRFSAGVAFDSPVLKCSVPGRCEALDPRKSSSAYAVYGMGTGMRVQAYGRAEVELSLRIM, encoded by the coding sequence AGGGGCTGATGCGCAGCATTCCCGGAAACAACAGTCTTGCCCTGGAGTGGTACGCTCCCGGGAATGTCTCTGCATCCCATGATGGGGAATTTGTGGTTACCGGAGAGCCCTACAAGACGGCCGTTTATAGAACTTCCATGGAGGATGGCGTAAAAGTAACTTACATCACCAATCAACGGGCCGGGCAGGAACCGCGGGTTATCGAACGCCGCGAGGAAGGAAACAAAATAAGCATCATCAAGGGAGAAGGAGATGAACGCATCGTGCGCACGATTGAACGCAACGCCCTGCCCGGCGCCAAGTGGGAGCGGATTGAAACGGTCAGGGGCATCAATGATTCCCGGCCTTCCCGCAGCAGGCGCACGGTGAAGAAGTATACCGACGGAGGCTGGCTGACCATCAGCAGCACGGAGGGCTATAATACATCCTTGGCCCAAACGACGCTCTACACCTACAACGACCAGTACCGGGTGTCTCTGGAAATCAAGCCCAACGGGGGCTGCACGCGCTACGAGTACGACGGCCAGGGCCGGGTGATTCTGGAAGCAACGCCGTGGGCTGGAGGCGGAGAGAAGGGAACGCGCACCACTTATGCAGACCTGAGCTTCAATGATTTCAGGCCGGCAACGGAAAGGGAAATCATCATTGCCCAGGACGGAACGGAAACCGTTCTAAGCCAAAGGAGCTATACCTATGAAGAGAGCCCCGAAGTCAACCGCACGACGGTGACAGAAACAGCTCTGGGGTCCGACCAGGTTCACACAAGCATTTCAGAAACTTATGGGGAAGCAGCACAGTATCCCTATGCCCGGGGAAGACAGAAGATGAGCCAGGGCATTGACGGTGTCCAAACTGTCTATACCTATGAAGCCACCACAGACCATGGGGGTGTTCACAAGGTGACGGAAACTGTTCAGGCAAACGGAAGCATCGTTCCCGCTCAAAGCACCAGAACCGTACAATACATTGCCGAAAACGGCACGACCACAAGAAAAGAGCAGTATGTCCACACGGGAGAAGACTGGTCATTGATTTCCACGGAGGACTATGAATACGATGCCGAGCTCAAGCGAATCAAAACAACGAAGGGCAACGGCCGCTTCAGCACGACGGAATGGATGTGCTGCGGTCCCTTGACGGAAACCAACGAAGACGGTGTGGTAACCAGCTACAGTTACAACACGGCCAAACAGTTGGTGGAAACCATCCGTTCAGCCACGGAAACCACGCCTGAAACAATCACGTCCTACACAAAGGATGTTGCGGGAAGAATTCTTTCCATACGAAAAGACATAGGAGCTATGTCGACAGTCGAAAATATGGAATACGACGACTTGGGAAGAATTATTTCCACAACGGATATTCTTGGTCGCACCACCAGAACTGAATACAGCAACGATCAGCTTACAACAACCGTCACCACTCCTTCGGGGGCTATTTTTGTGACGAAAACTTATTATGACGGCTCTACTCTTTGGCAGGGAGGAAACGGACAACAAGAAATTGAAATACAGCTCGAATTGACAGAAGAGGGTATTCTCACCACCACTCTGTCCAAAGGAGTAATTCTCTCACGTACCTTGGAAAATGGTTTTGGAGAAACTATTCGGGAGGAGCAGTCCAATACTCTGGGAGGTTTCATTGTCACTAGAAATGCTTACAATAGCAAGGGTCAGCTTGTACGCATTCAAACAGAGGATATGGCTCCTGAGATAACTGCTTATGACCAATCTGGCTACGAAGTGAGGCGGATTATTCTTCTGGATGAACTTTGTCCGGATGATGTTACAAAAAACAGGATCACGGAGAATACCATACGCTATCAGATCAAAGAGGACGGAGTTTACCGGGTACATACCACGACTAATTACAATGCCAATGGATTTCCTCTTGTTCAGACCGTGGAAAATCTTCTTTCACAATCGGACCCTATGTTAGAAAGCAAGACTGTTTCCACTGATATTTACGGTCAGTTGAGTGTTCAGTGGACAGAATATGCCGCTCCCACCAGACGCATCCAGTTCAACCGGATTCCCACTTCGGACATTGTCGCCAAGTCTTTCGTTGTTGATGGATTTACCATAAATCAAAATGACCATGCAGGCTTACATTCTTCCCAGGAACGTTTCTTCACTTCCTCAGGAATAACCATGAGGAGAACCGATGCACGAGGCAATGTTGCTATCACAGAGTCCGACGTAGCCAGACGAACTACCAAGACGATGGATGCCGAAGGCAATATGACCTCCATTTCTTATGACGTCTGTTGTGATGAACCTGTCTGCATCACTAATGCATTGGGAGGTACTATGTGCTATTCTTATGACATTCGCGGTAGAAAGACGGCTGAATACGGTACTGCCATTCAACCTGCATGTTTCGCGTATGATGACAATGACCATAGGGTTGCATTGACCACTTTCAGGGCGGATGAGGAGGACATTACCACCAATCCTTCCAACCGAACCGACGGGGATACCACCACTTGGCTTTACGATGTGGCTACTGGTTTGGAACTCAGGAAAACCTATGCTGACGGTTCCTGTATTTCCAAAACCTACGACAAGTTTAACCGTTTGGAAACGCTCACTCAAGCCAGAGGTATCGTAACAACCTATGAATATGCTCCGTTCACTGGAGAACTCATCTCAGTCTCCCATAGTGATGCTACCCAACCTTGGCTTTATTCATATAACCATCTTGGTCAGATAATTTCTGTCTCAGATGCCTCATGTATCAGAGAAATCTCTTATGACGTTTATGGGAGAATGCTCCAAGATGTTTCTTTGGGGAAAGTGGAAAGCTGTCTCCAGGAAAAGTATGATTCTTTTGGACGATCCTCCGGATACTATTTCATGCTGGGAACCCGCGTTGTCCAGCACTCCATCCTTGACTATGACCACAAAGGCGCCATAGTCAGGATGAATCTGGAAGGTCTTGATTCTCCCTTTACATGGGAATATGACAAAACCAGTGGCTTCCTTAAAAACATGTCCTATCCCAATGGCGTCGTTCGCAGGAATAGTTATCATCCTTCTCTTAACCTAATGAGCGCTATTGAGTATGAAGATTCCAGGAATGGAAGTGCGGTTGCTCGTTATAGTTATCAGTATGATGAATTGATGCGGCCCACTCAACATCAGGATTATTGGGATGTTGAGACACCCATAGCGGTAAGAAACTTCACCTACAATAACCGCAGTGAATTGATTAATGGACAATTTCAAGCAGAAGGAAATTGCAGCTATCAATATGACAACATCGGTAACCGTAAAATCTCTCAGGAATTGGAAAAGGAATTATTATCATATGGTACCAACCACCTCAACCAATATACGGATATTGCGCAGGGAGAATTAAAGTTTCAACCTGTCTATGACGCAGATGGCAATCAGATCCTTACCAAAACTTCAACAGGAGTTTGGAAGGTAACTTATGATGCCAATAACCGCCCTGTTAGCTTTATCAGTGAAGACGGACGGACCGTAGTTGTCTGCGGATATGACTACATGGGGCGCCGCTTCGAGAAAAAAGTTACTTTCAATGAATCAACTATCAGTCACGTCTATTACCTGTATCGTGGTTATGTGCAAATAGCTGAGATTGATGTGCTGCATCCCGAACCAGTCTTGGAGAAGAGTTATCTATGGGCGCCTACGGAGACGACTGCGCCATTTCTCTTAATGATGACGTGCTGGAAGAATAGTGAGACTGAAACAAGGGAGCATTTTTATTTCATTCATGATGCATTGAAGAATGTCGTCGCTATCGAAGGGGAGCAAAAAGAAAGAAGAGCTTTGTATGAATATCTTCCTTTTGGAGGAATTGCCAGAGAGGAAGGCGATATGGCTCACGTTAACAAATTCCGTTTTTCCTGCGAATACATGGATGATGAACTGGGTGTGGTTTATTATAATTACCGTTATCTTGATCCTCTCAGTGGAAGGTGGATTAGCAGGGATCCCATTCAGGAAAAAGATGGATTTAATTTATATGTATTATTAGGTAATTGTCCCATTTCCACGACTGATGCATTTGGATTATTGGATTTTAATAATTTTTCAAGTGTTGTTATTGCTCTAATTCCAAAGCAGGTGACGCATTCGGCTAAAAGTACACGTCTGGGGGTATGGCCATTGCCGTTTTTCCCTCTTGTTACGATGGAAGTAAACGCCGGTATTGATGTTGTCGTTTCATCTTGTTGTTCATGTGATGGGCAGAAAGGGTTAGTTGCATCCGGAATCGCTTATTTAGAGGGTACGGCGGGTGTAGGTACGAGCATTGGTGGCAATTCCGGCATTAGTGCAAGACGAGAAAAGAAACCGAGAAGAAATGGAACAAGAACTGTATATAAGAAAAAAGGAGATAATACATATACAAAAAACCCAGTAGGAGAAAATACAGGAGATGGAACAGGATCATCGAACGTTGGAGCGGGAGGATGTCCTGAACGCTGTCCAGATGGGAATGGGGATATTTCTTTCCTTTTTACTGTAGGAGCGTCCGGTTTTATTTCCGGAGGCATTGGAAGATTCTCTGCTGGTGTTGCTTTTGATTCTCCTGTTTTAAAATGTTCAGTACCAGGAAGGTGTGAAGCTTTAGACCCGAGAAAGTCTTCATCCGCTTATGCTGTCTATGGCATGGGAACAGGCATGCGTGTACAAGCATATGGAAGAGCCGAAGTAGAGTTGAGTTTAAGAATAATGTAA
- a CDS encoding DUF3592 domain-containing protein, producing MNKIFNNKQLLVIFLLSIFAAGMLYMLVWLLSQMRLCWSSEEWPETKGTITQVEYRRKSAGSGIHGTYVNLDIDVRFEWKSKMYHTGNQGCSFDIPYKKLHVGKEIPVFVNENNPDESLLSKGIAGWIWMALGICLLFSCFSLMIIFKQAFNLLKKK from the coding sequence ATGAATAAAATATTTAATAATAAACAACTTTTAGTTATTTTTCTGCTGAGTATTTTTGCAGCAGGCATGTTATATATGCTCGTATGGCTGCTGTCTCAAATGAGACTCTGTTGGTCCAGTGAAGAATGGCCGGAAACAAAAGGTACAATTACACAAGTCGAATATAGAAGAAAAAGTGCAGGTTCAGGTATTCATGGTACTTATGTTAATTTAGATATTGACGTAAGATTTGAATGGAAATCAAAAATGTATCATACCGGTAACCAGGGATGCAGTTTTGATATTCCGTATAAGAAATTGCATGTTGGAAAAGAAATCCCAGTTTTTGTCAATGAAAATAATCCTGACGAGTCTCTTTTATCAAAAGGCATCGCGGGATGGATCTGGATGGCTCTGGGAATATGTTTATTATTTTCCTGTTTTTCATTAATGATTATTTTTAAGCAAGCATTTAATTTATTAAAAAAGAAATAA
- a CDS encoding R3H domain-containing nucleic acid-binding protein: MTVQEIAEQSLKSLLASLGFSAEVEITETDGIICLNVSSPDSRYIIGNDGDRLDDLQYLVNRMIQRKIEDAPRVKVDCDHYREHNEARLLEKALSLAARVQESGKPMKMQPLNAYHRRLVHNALQSVDGVTTESEEGDGRYKRITIRRV; the protein is encoded by the coding sequence ATGACGGTGCAAGAAATAGCTGAACAAAGTTTGAAGAGCCTGCTGGCTTCACTGGGATTTTCTGCGGAAGTTGAAATAACGGAGACGGACGGCATCATATGCCTGAACGTTTCCTCCCCGGACTCCAGGTACATCATCGGAAATGACGGGGACAGGCTGGATGACCTGCAATATCTGGTCAACCGCATGATCCAGCGCAAGATTGAAGACGCGCCCCGCGTGAAGGTGGATTGCGACCATTACCGGGAACACAACGAAGCGCGCCTTCTGGAGAAGGCCCTTTCCCTGGCCGCCCGCGTGCAGGAGAGCGGCAAGCCCATGAAGATGCAGCCCCTCAACGCCTATCACCGCCGCCTGGTTCACAATGCCCTTCAATCCGTGGATGGCGTCACGACGGAGTCTGAGGAAGGGGACGGCCGCTACAAGCGGATCACGATCCGCCGGGTATAG